In Halobaculum limi, one DNA window encodes the following:
- a CDS encoding GNAT family N-acetyltransferase, whose product MELVEATVDDLDALIDRWYDLATAMEDHSELNKLVYEDAKDVPDDGFRAHLDADDVTDYLVVDEGETIGFLTLSAGEHPSRRYSRYLRIVNLAIDEAHRGQGHGTAVVDRVRERARERGCDHLKVSCEWGNEGARRFYRDTGFEPKQVEYAQPLE is encoded by the coding sequence ATGGAACTGGTCGAAGCCACTGTCGACGACCTCGATGCGCTGATCGACCGCTGGTACGACCTCGCGACGGCGATGGAGGACCACTCAGAACTGAACAAACTCGTCTACGAGGACGCCAAAGATGTTCCCGACGACGGCTTTCGCGCCCACCTCGACGCCGACGACGTGACCGACTACCTCGTCGTCGACGAGGGAGAGACGATCGGATTTCTCACGCTGTCGGCAGGCGAGCACCCGTCTCGCCGCTACTCACGGTACCTTCGAATCGTGAACCTCGCTATCGACGAGGCTCACCGCGGACAGGGCCACGGTACGGCGGTCGTCGACCGTGTCAGAGAACGTGCTCGCGAACGCGGCTGTGACCACCTGAAGGTCTCCTGTGAGTGGGGCAACGAGGGCGCTCGTCGGTTCTACCGCGACACGGGGTTCGAACCGAAACAGGTGGAGTACGCACAGCCGTTGGAGTGA
- a CDS encoding DUF3267 domain-containing protein, whose product MSISSADRVLADLELTRGLTIQMTAVSTLGMVVWWAVFSGIYRIGTGESVSLQFAPASLGWLAVGVNIFVLVFLATAILAPHEWLHGLAIRYYGGEPRYGVGVAHFILPYAYATTDHEFSRDQFIVVLLTPLVVLSAVGVPAMLLLEWGWLVVPLTLNAAGAVADVWMTISVLGYPAHIRIVDHEKGVRIIGRETDRPRRLSIATLAWDALSGAAVAAFVVAVLLAIGGPLLLSTLGVDSLTIGTPGTVTYVFSFVDTPNEISLGVGPGVLAVGGALGVVYAFVRSYRRGVRPTSDVS is encoded by the coding sequence ATGAGCATCTCATCTGCCGACCGCGTTCTCGCCGATCTCGAACTCACTCGCGGACTCACGATCCAGATGACGGCCGTCAGCACGCTCGGGATGGTCGTCTGGTGGGCGGTGTTCAGCGGCATCTACCGCATAGGAACCGGCGAGTCTGTTTCGCTCCAGTTCGCGCCGGCCTCGCTCGGTTGGCTCGCGGTCGGCGTGAACATCTTCGTCCTCGTCTTCCTCGCCACGGCCATCCTCGCCCCGCACGAGTGGCTACACGGGCTGGCGATCCGGTACTACGGCGGCGAGCCCCGATACGGTGTCGGCGTCGCTCACTTCATCCTCCCGTACGCCTACGCGACGACCGACCACGAGTTCTCCCGCGATCAGTTTATTGTCGTTCTCTTGACGCCGCTGGTGGTCCTGTCGGCGGTCGGCGTCCCAGCGATGCTCCTGTTGGAGTGGGGGTGGCTGGTCGTCCCGCTGACGCTGAACGCCGCGGGCGCGGTCGCGGACGTCTGGATGACCATTTCGGTGCTGGGGTATCCTGCCCACATCCGGATCGTCGACCACGAAAAGGGCGTTCGGATCATAGGCCGCGAGACCGACCGTCCGCGGCGATTGTCGATCGCAACGCTCGCGTGGGACGCGCTGTCTGGAGCGGCCGTCGCCGCATTCGTCGTGGCGGTCCTCCTCGCCATCGGCGGCCCGCTCCTCTTGTCGACGCTCGGCGTCGACTCGCTGACGATCGGGACGCCGGGGACAGTCACGTACGTGTTCTCGTTCGTCGACACACCCAACGAGATCTCTCTCGGCGTCGGTCCCGGCGTGCTCGCCGTCGGCGGCGCCCTCGGCGTGGTGTACGCCTTCGTCCGGAGTTACCGGCGAGGGGTGCGTCCCACCTCCGATGTCTCCTGA
- a CDS encoding universal stress protein: MSLTVERVLVPVDGSDESLVAVEYAVTVAERYDAQVHAVYVLGEEVVRAIEETVVNHDEVAEDTEAFTDTVRKVAEAEGVPVSSSIAYGFSTRRKTTHPGSVILDTAEDVDADFIVIPREPLTGEPGEVLEKAAEYVLLYASQPVLSV; this comes from the coding sequence ATGAGCCTGACCGTCGAACGCGTGCTGGTCCCCGTGGACGGCAGCGACGAGTCACTCGTGGCGGTCGAGTACGCCGTCACTGTCGCCGAACGGTACGACGCGCAGGTACACGCGGTGTACGTCCTCGGCGAGGAAGTGGTCCGTGCCATCGAGGAGACAGTCGTCAACCACGACGAAGTCGCGGAGGACACAGAGGCGTTCACCGACACCGTCCGTAAGGTGGCCGAGGCCGAGGGCGTCCCAGTCTCCTCGTCTATCGCCTACGGCTTCTCGACGCGACGCAAGACTACCCACCCGGGGTCGGTCATCCTCGACACCGCCGAAGACGTCGACGCCGACTTCATCGTCATCCCGCGGGAACCGCTGACGGGCGAACCCGGCGAGGTGCTGGAGAAGGCCGCCGAGTACGTGTTGCTGTACGCAAGTCAGCCGGTGCTGTCTGTCTGA
- a CDS encoding GNAT family N-acetyltransferase produces the protein MSGDRIYPEEPAGPFEAPPLTFEDREGRDIEIRPYPSDAEGEAGEDEFESLVEMYTAFDPADRAQGIPPSRESDVRSWLETILGDDGYNVIAWDGDQVAGHATLVPDGDACELAIFVLQAYQGAGIGTHLMKALLGHGAANGVERVWLTVERWNRAAVGLYKKVGFETSDAESFELEMTAQLASPE, from the coding sequence ATGAGCGGCGACCGCATCTACCCCGAGGAGCCGGCAGGTCCGTTCGAGGCACCCCCGCTGACGTTCGAGGATCGGGAGGGCCGCGACATCGAGATCCGTCCGTACCCCTCCGACGCGGAGGGTGAGGCCGGTGAAGACGAGTTCGAGTCGCTCGTCGAGATGTACACGGCGTTCGACCCCGCTGACCGAGCGCAGGGCATCCCCCCGAGCAGGGAATCCGACGTTCGCTCGTGGCTGGAGACTATCCTCGGCGACGACGGCTACAACGTCATCGCGTGGGACGGCGACCAGGTCGCGGGCCACGCGACGCTCGTCCCCGACGGTGACGCCTGTGAACTCGCCATCTTCGTCTTACAGGCGTACCAAGGCGCGGGCATCGGCACGCACCTGATGAAGGCGTTGCTCGGCCACGGCGCGGCCAACGGCGTCGAACGCGTCTGGCTCACCGTCGAGCGCTGGAACCGTGCGGCAGTCGGCCTCTACAAGAAGGTGGGCTTCGAGACGAGCGACGCCGAGTCGTTCGAGTTAGAGATGACCGCCCAGTTGGCGTCGCCGGAATAG
- a CDS encoding universal stress protein yields the protein MKVLLGIGGSEDSLRALEDTVDRALAAGDDLTVAVVENPRSDRTPDEVEDRVRTVIEDAGLAADIRRVQGDAGSQIVDIAESEGFEMIAIGGGETSPMGKINLGSIAQFVLLNSHVSVKLVR from the coding sequence ATGAAGGTACTGCTCGGAATCGGAGGGAGCGAGGACTCCCTCCGGGCGTTGGAGGACACCGTCGACCGCGCACTGGCGGCCGGCGACGACCTCACCGTCGCGGTCGTGGAGAACCCCCGATCGGACCGCACGCCCGACGAGGTGGAAGACCGCGTCCGAACGGTGATCGAAGACGCCGGACTCGCCGCGGACATCCGTCGCGTGCAGGGCGACGCGGGCAGTCAGATCGTCGACATCGCGGAGAGCGAGGGCTTCGAAATGATCGCCATCGGTGGTGGCGAGACGAGTCCGATGGGCAAGATCAATCTCGGTAGCATCGCGCAGTTCGTCCTGTTGAACTCTCACGTCTCGGTCAAATTGGTCCGATGA
- a CDS encoding DUF5806 family protein: MTDDAGAGGDDATDREAATADTASEREAAATATTGGDGDATAAETEPEATDDDHEGGSVPGPEMGAGEEDVPADVQKYDRFQKMERAEYDRVNEFLRDRTYVTAREWAIARLCADFRTETGVEMTKIGENLPRLVPFMTDTYTPQAVNQARASFEEKVRKAGATFLYGAMSGFFTAEDLDDVMYESTEIAKFLLEVEGADLTVEEELAAEDKISSVMRDVREASAEVRGEEVKCPECGHVHEP; the protein is encoded by the coding sequence ATGACCGACGACGCCGGGGCCGGGGGCGACGACGCGACCGACCGCGAGGCAGCGACCGCGGACACGGCGAGCGAACGCGAGGCGGCGGCGACGGCGACCACCGGCGGCGACGGCGACGCCACCGCCGCTGAAACCGAACCCGAAGCCACGGACGACGACCACGAGGGTGGGTCGGTTCCCGGCCCCGAGATGGGCGCGGGCGAGGAGGACGTACCCGCAGATGTGCAGAAGTACGACCGCTTCCAGAAGATGGAGCGAGCGGAGTACGACCGCGTCAACGAGTTCCTCCGCGACCGCACGTACGTCACTGCCCGCGAGTGGGCCATCGCCCGCCTGTGTGCCGACTTCCGCACGGAGACGGGCGTCGAGATGACGAAGATTGGCGAGAACCTCCCGCGTCTCGTCCCGTTCATGACCGACACGTACACGCCGCAGGCGGTGAACCAGGCCCGCGCCTCCTTCGAGGAGAAGGTGCGCAAGGCGGGCGCGACGTTCCTCTACGGCGCGATGTCGGGATTCTTCACTGCCGAGGATCTGGACGACGTGATGTACGAGTCGACCGAGATCGCGAAGTTCCTCCTGGAAGTCGAGGGGGCGGATCTCACCGTCGAGGAGGAACTGGCCGCCGAGGACAAGATATCCTCGGTGATGCGCGACGTCCGCGAGGCCAGCGCCGAAGTCCGCGGTGAGGAGGTAAAGTGCCCCGAGTGTGGGCACGTCCACGAACCCTAG
- a CDS encoding DUF7519 family protein has translation MVTVSRHLPSAGYPGVAGIVVALLCGTLAAAVVWPTVASAGLLVLVGMAAAAVGAAQPRRRPVTLGAVFTAAGVVLAGLFGASTGSLLVATGLGTVGYAAADRAADFQAVHRQTTPTVRVELAETAATTLVVLVVGCVAFLVSRTGPEGTPLAVLAVLTGGTASALAIARQSGSGR, from the coding sequence GTGGTCACCGTGAGCCGTCACCTTCCGAGCGCTGGTTATCCCGGAGTAGCGGGAATCGTGGTGGCGCTCCTCTGTGGAACGCTCGCCGCGGCTGTGGTGTGGCCGACCGTCGCGAGCGCGGGCTTGCTCGTCCTCGTTGGGATGGCTGCGGCCGCCGTCGGCGCGGCGCAACCACGTCGGCGCCCGGTTACACTGGGGGCTGTGTTCACTGCGGCGGGCGTCGTCCTCGCGGGGCTGTTCGGTGCATCGACTGGGTCGCTTCTAGTCGCGACCGGGCTGGGGACGGTCGGGTACGCCGCTGCCGACCGGGCGGCGGATTTCCAGGCGGTCCATCGTCAGACGACACCGACGGTTCGGGTGGAACTCGCGGAGACCGCGGCGACGACGCTCGTCGTGTTGGTCGTCGGCTGTGTCGCGTTCCTCGTCTCCCGAACGGGGCCTGAGGGGACGCCGCTCGCAGTGCTCGCAGTGCTTACCGGTGGGACGGCGTCGGCACTGGCGATCGCTCGACAGTCGGGATCGGGACGTTGA
- a CDS encoding DUF58 domain-containing protein, which produces MTTGRWTGAGALGLVAAGLGVVSSQPALLVAATIPLGLAAVARAQSPPEPSLAVSRSISDRTPAVDDRVEVQVTVRNEGATLRSLRLTDRVPRGLTVVDGSPERVTPLRPGAVARIEYTVAAARGRHEFGPVDAVVGAAPGDAEATTTLDGDPVAVECIPPLPTDPLAPRMAFSRLVGATPTRSEDDGTAFSSVREYRHGDPVSRIDWRGWARRGEPATVLYQAERTAAVTVVVDARRTAARVVDTDDPPATERCIACARVVAGGLLADGHTVGVAALGDDLVVPPSAGPGHRVRLERTLALDPALNRRSMTEDSDEGSGSDATAGDDAGASEDDAITRLRRVLPNEGRIVVCSPVADDAVVDAVRRLAAEGAAPAVVSPAVPTGDRPTDRFASAVRASRLRTLRQESVPVVDVPVDRSPAAALAGWSP; this is translated from the coding sequence ATGACGACTGGTCGCTGGACCGGAGCGGGGGCGCTCGGTCTCGTCGCTGCCGGACTCGGTGTCGTGAGCAGTCAGCCGGCCCTGCTCGTGGCCGCGACGATTCCATTAGGACTGGCAGCAGTCGCCCGTGCCCAGTCGCCGCCTGAGCCGTCACTGGCGGTCTCGCGGTCTATCTCTGACCGAACTCCCGCCGTGGACGACCGCGTCGAGGTCCAAGTGACGGTCCGCAACGAGGGGGCCACCCTCAGGTCGCTCCGTCTGACCGACCGGGTACCCCGTGGGCTCACCGTCGTCGACGGATCGCCCGAACGTGTGACACCGCTTCGACCCGGTGCGGTCGCCCGTATCGAGTACACCGTCGCCGCGGCTCGGGGTCGCCACGAGTTCGGTCCCGTCGACGCTGTCGTCGGCGCGGCGCCGGGCGATGCGGAGGCGACGACGACTCTCGATGGAGACCCGGTCGCTGTCGAGTGCATCCCACCGCTCCCGACGGACCCGCTCGCACCGCGGATGGCATTCTCGCGACTGGTCGGCGCGACGCCGACGCGGTCGGAGGACGACGGCACCGCGTTCAGTTCGGTCCGCGAGTATCGCCACGGCGACCCGGTCTCGCGGATCGACTGGCGCGGGTGGGCCCGTCGGGGAGAGCCTGCGACCGTTTTGTATCAGGCGGAGCGGACTGCCGCGGTCACAGTCGTTGTTGACGCCCGACGGACGGCCGCCCGTGTCGTCGACACTGACGACCCACCGGCCACCGAGCGGTGTATCGCGTGTGCCCGAGTCGTGGCCGGTGGACTCCTCGCGGATGGGCACACCGTCGGCGTGGCCGCCCTCGGAGACGACCTCGTCGTCCCGCCCAGCGCCGGGCCGGGCCACCGAGTGCGACTAGAGCGAACGCTCGCGCTCGACCCGGCGCTCAACCGAAGGTCGATGACGGAAGACAGCGACGAAGGTAGCGGGAGCGATGCGACCGCTGGCGACGATGCTGGCGCCTCCGAAGACGATGCTATCACCCGCCTTCGACGGGTGCTGCCGAATGAGGGGCGGATCGTCGTGTGTTCTCCGGTGGCAGACGATGCGGTCGTCGACGCGGTTCGCCGACTCGCCGCTGAGGGTGCTGCGCCCGCCGTTGTGTCGCCGGCGGTCCCGACCGGTGACCGGCCGACGGATCGATTCGCGAGCGCCGTCCGGGCCAGTCGACTCCGGACGCTCCGCCAGGAGTCGGTGCCGGTCGTTGACGTCCCCGTGGACCGATCGCCGGCGGCCGCGCTCGCGGGGTGGTCACCGTGA
- a CDS encoding DUF7269 family protein, whose translation MRRLIRFLRDAALVVGVGGVAYGAATLVAPQTVPAVTVSTPLVASVGVAATLAGCVGVVRRATRPRPLPDRPGTDRYPAPGEEWATRLHSIRATDQEARRALREAVEAVAVERLVAAGHAPEDAQTTIRQGTWTDAPLAAAYLRGDPPTRVERLRAFLAGHAPWRRRVRRAMDAVADIDAGSDIDADAVADSGGDAE comes from the coding sequence GTGAGACGACTCATTCGCTTCCTCCGTGACGCCGCTCTCGTCGTCGGCGTCGGCGGTGTCGCGTACGGCGCGGCCACGCTCGTTGCCCCCCAGACCGTTCCTGCGGTGACGGTCTCCACCCCGCTCGTCGCTTCGGTCGGGGTCGCAGCGACGCTTGCTGGCTGTGTCGGCGTCGTCCGGCGAGCGACCCGTCCCCGCCCGCTCCCCGACCGGCCCGGCACAGATCGCTACCCAGCGCCTGGCGAGGAATGGGCGACGCGCCTCCACTCGATACGTGCGACGGACCAGGAGGCGCGTCGGGCGCTCCGCGAGGCGGTCGAGGCGGTCGCGGTCGAGCGACTCGTCGCGGCGGGCCACGCTCCCGAGGACGCACAGACGACGATACGGCAGGGGACCTGGACGGACGCACCCCTCGCGGCGGCGTACCTCCGGGGTGACCCGCCCACGCGGGTTGAGCGCCTCCGGGCGTTTCTCGCCGGTCACGCCCCGTGGAGACGCCGGGTGCGGCGAGCGATGGACGCGGTTGCAGACATCGACGCGGGTAGCGATATCGATGCTGACGCGGTCGCCGATTCCGGTGGGGACGCAGAATGA
- a CDS encoding DUF4129 domain-containing protein: protein MSGRALLPLLAGVLAVLALANGAAMFESVHGLDKSTPGDPNGVPGPAGGSSAERESASEGGTDQPEPTPSEPTSTPTETAASTGGSDPTTLAVLALVGGAAITGLVIRLLSAGDGTEVDNPPAADDGPAGDTGGRAPVRDPDDGVAAAWAQFATATVGSAWPRRTPGQVAAAARAAGAPTEPVTDLRELFERVRYGDDRPTERREERAADLVDRLLEDR from the coding sequence ATGTCCGGGCGAGCCCTCCTCCCGCTTCTCGCCGGCGTTCTCGCGGTGCTGGCGCTGGCGAACGGTGCGGCGATGTTCGAATCGGTCCACGGCCTCGATAAGTCAACTCCCGGCGACCCGAACGGCGTCCCCGGTCCAGCCGGCGGGTCATCCGCCGAGCGCGAGTCTGCCTCCGAGGGTGGCACAGATCAGCCGGAACCGACACCGTCGGAGCCGACCTCGACGCCGACCGAGACGGCCGCCTCGACCGGCGGCAGTGATCCGACGACGCTCGCGGTGCTCGCGCTGGTTGGCGGGGCGGCCATCACCGGACTGGTGATCCGTCTCCTCTCGGCGGGTGATGGAACGGAGGTAGACAATCCGCCGGCCGCGGACGACGGCCCCGCAGGCGACACTGGCGGGCGAGCGCCCGTTCGTGATCCAGATGACGGCGTGGCCGCTGCGTGGGCCCAGTTCGCGACCGCGACTGTGGGGTCGGCGTGGCCGCGCCGCACCCCCGGACAGGTCGCCGCTGCTGCTCGGGCGGCGGGCGCACCCACGGAGCCGGTCACGGACCTACGAGAGTTGTTCGAGCGTGTCAGATACGGCGACGACCGCCCCACAGAGCGGCGCGAAGAACGCGCTGCGGACCTTGTTGATCGACTCTTGGAGGACCGCTAG
- a CDS encoding ATP-dependent DNA helicase has protein sequence MKPSDVSTLPDGVPEALEAEGIEEFYPPQAAAVEAGVADGRSVVASVPTASGKTLIAELAMLSSVAAGGKALYIVPLRALASEKKAEFERWEEFGIDVGVSTGNYDSDGEWLATRDIIVATSEKVDSLIRNGAPWVRDLTCVVSDEVHLVDDSGRGPTLEVTLAKLRKINRDLQVVALSATVGNAGEVAEWLDAELVESDWRPIELKMGVHYGNAINFDDGSQREVPVERGEKQTAALVADALDETVDGDRGSSLVFVNSRRNAEAAAKRLADVTAKRLERGETTELEQLASEIRDDSDTETSDDLADCVRNGAAFHHAGLSATQRSLVEDAFRDRLIKCICATPTLAAGVNTPARRVVVRDWRRYDGEFGGMKPLDTLEVHQMMGRAGRPGLDPYGEAVLLAKDRDTMDELFERYVWADPEEVQSKLAAEPALRTHVLATVASGFATTREGLLEFLDRTLYASQTDDDARLAQVTDRVLEYLEANDFLERDGDSLTATGIGHTVSRLYLDPMSAAEIIDGLRSGVEEGGAGAGSSPRPSKTNAGAEAPADADAGFVTGSDLAGGDDGGDSDEAESTPTVTPLGLYHLVARTPDMYQLYLKSGDRETYEEEFYEREPEFLGDAPSEFEDVAWEDWLAALKTARLLEDWASELDEDVITDRYGVGPGDIRGKVDTAEWLLGAAEQLAGELDLGVNIAIREAKKRVEYGVGEELLDLAGVRGVGRKRARRLFEAGIETRAELREADKSVVLGALRGREKTAENVLQAAGRQDPSMEGVTEDAAASAAAASTDGDEEESGQATFGDFS, from the coding sequence ATGAAACCCTCCGACGTGTCGACCCTGCCCGACGGCGTCCCCGAGGCGCTGGAGGCGGAGGGCATCGAGGAGTTCTACCCGCCACAGGCCGCGGCCGTCGAGGCGGGCGTCGCAGACGGCCGTTCGGTCGTCGCCTCGGTGCCCACCGCCTCGGGCAAGACGCTCATCGCAGAGTTGGCGATGCTGTCGTCGGTCGCCGCCGGCGGGAAGGCGCTGTACATCGTCCCCTTGCGAGCGCTCGCCAGCGAGAAGAAAGCCGAGTTCGAGCGCTGGGAGGAGTTCGGCATCGACGTGGGCGTCTCCACCGGCAACTACGACTCTGACGGCGAGTGGCTCGCCACCCGCGACATCATCGTCGCCACCAGCGAGAAGGTGGACTCGCTCATCCGCAACGGCGCACCCTGGGTTCGCGACCTGACCTGCGTCGTCTCCGACGAAGTCCACCTCGTCGACGACAGCGGGCGCGGCCCCACGCTTGAGGTGACGCTGGCGAAACTCCGCAAGATCAATCGCGACCTGCAGGTCGTCGCCCTCTCGGCGACCGTCGGTAACGCCGGCGAGGTGGCCGAGTGGCTGGACGCCGAACTCGTCGAGTCCGACTGGCGACCCATCGAGTTGAAGATGGGCGTCCACTACGGCAACGCCATCAACTTCGACGACGGGAGCCAACGCGAGGTGCCCGTCGAACGCGGCGAGAAACAGACCGCCGCACTCGTCGCCGACGCCTTAGACGAGACGGTCGACGGCGACCGTGGCTCCTCGCTCGTGTTCGTCAACTCCCGGCGCAACGCCGAGGCCGCCGCGAAGCGCCTCGCCGACGTGACCGCCAAACGGCTGGAACGCGGCGAGACAACCGAACTGGAGCAGTTGGCAAGTGAGATTCGTGACGACTCCGACACGGAGACCTCCGACGACCTGGCAGACTGCGTCCGAAACGGGGCGGCGTTCCACCACGCGGGCCTATCGGCGACGCAGCGATCACTCGTCGAGGACGCCTTCCGCGACCGCCTCATCAAGTGCATCTGCGCGACGCCCACCCTCGCGGCAGGGGTGAACACGCCTGCCCGTCGCGTCGTCGTCCGCGACTGGCGACGCTACGACGGCGAGTTCGGCGGGATGAAACCGCTTGATACGCTTGAGGTCCACCAGATGATGGGCCGTGCTGGCCGGCCTGGTCTTGACCCCTACGGCGAGGCAGTGTTGCTCGCGAAGGATCGCGACACGATGGACGAACTGTTCGAGCGGTACGTCTGGGCCGACCCCGAAGAGGTGCAGTCGAAGCTCGCAGCCGAACCCGCCCTGCGCACGCACGTCCTCGCGACGGTCGCCTCCGGGTTCGCGACGACGCGGGAGGGGTTGTTGGAGTTCCTCGATCGCACGCTGTACGCCAGCCAGACCGACGACGACGCCCGCCTCGCACAGGTGACCGACCGCGTGTTGGAGTATCTAGAGGCCAACGACTTCCTCGAACGCGACGGCGACTCACTCACGGCGACAGGTATTGGTCACACCGTCTCGCGCCTGTATCTCGACCCGATGTCGGCCGCCGAGATCATCGACGGCCTCCGGTCGGGCGTCGAGGAGGGCGGGGCTGGAGCGGGGTCGAGCCCACGCCCGAGTAAGACCAACGCTGGAGCCGAGGCCCCCGCCGACGCCGACGCAGGGTTCGTCACGGGCAGCGACCTCGCGGGTGGCGACGATGGCGGCGACAGCGACGAAGCCGAGTCAACGCCGACGGTCACCCCACTCGGCCTGTATCACCTCGTCGCGCGGACGCCGGATATGTACCAACTGTACCTGAAGTCGGGCGACCGCGAGACGTACGAGGAGGAGTTCTACGAGCGTGAACCGGAGTTCCTCGGCGACGCCCCCTCGGAGTTCGAAGACGTCGCGTGGGAAGACTGGCTGGCGGCACTCAAGACCGCCCGCCTGCTCGAAGACTGGGCGAGCGAACTCGACGAGGACGTCATCACCGACCGCTACGGCGTCGGCCCCGGCGACATCCGCGGGAAAGTCGACACAGCCGAGTGGTTGCTTGGCGCGGCCGAGCAACTCGCCGGCGAGTTGGACCTAGGCGTCAACATCGCCATCCGCGAGGCCAAAAAGCGCGTGGAGTACGGCGTCGGCGAGGAACTGCTCGATTTGGCGGGCGTCCGCGGCGTCGGCCGCAAGCGTGCCCGTCGCCTCTTCGAGGCGGGCATCGAGACGCGAGCGGAACTGCGCGAGGCCGATAAGTCGGTCGTCCTCGGAGCGCTTCGGGGGCGCGAGAAGACCGCCGAGAACGTCCTGCAGGCGGCCGGCCGACAAGACCCCTCGATGGAGGGCGTGACCGAGGACGCAGCCGCGTCGGCGGCCGCCGCCAGCACCGACGGCGACGAAGAGGAAAGCGGACAGGCCACGTTCGGTGATTTCTCGTGA
- the cgi121 gene encoding KEOPS complex subunit Cgi121, whose translation MRLVEGIAHIDDLDAFLSELTTIGDDTDCTVQAFDARYVVDRTHLQRALELADRAINRGENVARDRGVEVMLYAAGRRQIDRALTVGVSEGECPVVVLVATEGGSDDADRDDAVEATAADAVADLLSPAETLGEFDESLVREYFDVSDRELAATDGTLADVIHERVALLDVRK comes from the coding sequence GTGAGACTCGTCGAGGGCATCGCCCACATCGACGACCTCGACGCGTTCCTCAGCGAGTTGACCACCATCGGCGACGACACCGACTGTACCGTGCAGGCGTTCGACGCCCGCTACGTCGTCGACCGCACGCACCTCCAGCGAGCACTTGAGCTGGCCGACCGCGCCATCAACCGCGGTGAGAACGTCGCCCGCGACCGTGGTGTGGAAGTGATGTTGTACGCCGCCGGCCGACGACAGATCGATCGGGCGCTGACCGTCGGCGTCTCCGAAGGTGAGTGCCCAGTCGTCGTCCTCGTCGCCACCGAAGGCGGAAGCGATGATGCCGACCGCGACGATGCAGTCGAGGCGACCGCCGCAGATGCCGTCGCCGATTTGTTGTCGCCGGCAGAGACGCTCGGCGAGTTCGATGAATCGCTCGTCCGGGAGTACTTCGACGTCAGCGACCGCGAGCTGGCGGCGACCGACGGAACACTCGCGGACGTGATTCACGAACGGGTGGCGCTGCTCGACGTGCGAAAGTAG
- a CDS encoding HalOD1 output domain-containing protein, protein MNETTEPDRRRLKPLGTSLVHDTYDWSRTSPIEGVTRTIAAATGTSYVDLEPLHNVVHTDALTSLVEPDTNDPVNVTFQYEGYLVSVHSSGDVLLYHG, encoded by the coding sequence ATGAACGAGACGACCGAACCTGACAGACGACGCTTGAAGCCGTTAGGGACGTCACTCGTTCACGACACGTACGACTGGTCGCGTACGTCACCGATCGAGGGGGTTACTCGAACGATCGCCGCGGCGACGGGTACCTCCTACGTTGACCTCGAGCCGCTACACAACGTCGTCCACACGGATGCGTTGACGAGTCTCGTCGAACCCGACACCAACGATCCGGTGAACGTCACGTTCCAATACGAGGGGTATCTCGTGTCGGTCCACAGTTCTGGCGACGTGTTGTTGTACCACGGCTGA
- a CDS encoding homing endonuclease associated repeat-containing protein, whose amino-acid sequence MATKHDCLDALRKAAEHLGESPTKQQYEELGLTPASATIIKHCGGWNAAKEDAGLETFDQARNGPGVDPKPDRVDLPPGTSWEQLTPYQRWYHKNAEQEIEKKERRRARLRRWLHRYKRDECACERCGEGDPACLDFHHIVPEEKSLGIAKMIAQGYAERNILTEIEKCEVLCSNCHRKEHYSLPGSLT is encoded by the coding sequence ATGGCTACGAAACACGACTGTCTCGACGCACTACGCAAAGCTGCTGAACACCTTGGTGAATCACCGACGAAGCAACAGTACGAGGAACTGGGACTCACACCAGCATCAGCAACGATCATCAAGCACTGCGGGGGATGGAACGCCGCGAAGGAGGACGCCGGCTTGGAAACGTTCGATCAAGCACGGAACGGGCCCGGTGTGGACCCCAAACCCGACCGAGTTGACCTTCCACCGGGGACCAGCTGGGAGCAACTCACTCCGTACCAACGCTGGTACCACAAGAACGCCGAACAGGAGATTGAGAAGAAAGAGCGAAGACGGGCACGACTCCGGCGATGGCTCCACCGATACAAACGAGACGAGTGTGCGTGTGAGCGCTGTGGTGAGGGAGATCCGGCGTGCTTGGACTTCCACCACATCGTCCCCGAAGAGAAGTCACTGGGAATCGCGAAGATGATCGCCCAAGGATATGCGGAGCGAAACATCCTCACTGAAATCGAGAAATGCGAGGTACTCTGTTCGAACTGCCATCGTAAGGAGCATTACTCGCTCCCTGGGTCACTGACTTGA